Part of the Limisphaerales bacterium genome, GGCTCGAAGCCGCGTTGGAGTTCATCGACACGCTGCTCGCCACCGCGAACGAAGGGCGCATCCTGCGCCGCGGCATTCGTGCCGCCATCATCGGTCGGCCCAACGCCGGCAAATCCAGTTTGCTCAATCAATTGCTCGGGCACAACCGCGCCATCGTGACACCGACCGCCGGCACCACGCGCGATACCATTGAGGAAACCGCCAACATCCGCGGCATCCCCGTGGTATTCATTGATACCGCTGGCCTGCGCGAAACCGCTGACGGAATTGAGGCCGAGGGCATCCGTCGCAGCCACGAAAGCATCGCGCACGCGGAACTCATTTTGCATGTGCTTGACGCCGGCGAAGCGTTTACTGCTGAAGATCAAAACTATCTCGAAGCATTTACCGACAAAAAACGCCTGCTCATCGCCAATAAAATCGACCAACCACGTGCGCTCGATGTGCCGGTTGATTGCCACGAAACCTGCGCGCTCGATGGCACCGGCATCGAGGGCCTTAAGGACGCCATCCGTGATGCAGTGTGGAGCGGTTCCATCCGCGCCGATATGTTACCGGCGATGATCAATGCCCGCCATCAGGACGCCTTGCGCCGCGCCCGCGCGGGCCTCACCGATAGCCTTGCCAGCCTGCGCACCGAAGCCACGCTCGAGCTCATCGCGATGGATCTCCGCATTGCCGCCAACGCCGTCGGCGAAGTCGTGGGCAATACCTCCACCGAAGATTTACTGGATTCAGTCTTCAGCCAGTTTTGTATTGGAAAATAATCGGCTATCGCGTCTTCGCCGCACTGCCGATTAATAAACAAGAACCCGCCAGCGCCGGCACCAAATACAACCCACCATCGCCCGTGAGGCTTTTGATGAGGCCGATCAGCATCGTGACGCAAAAGCTCAGCTTCGGCCCGAAATCACCGCCGCCTTTAAAGATGTCGATGAAGTTGCCCAGCAATATAATTACATTTGCGAGAACGATCCCGCCAATCAATAGCTTGATTGAAAGATCACTCTTCGTGGCCACTTCGTGCGAGGACTTTGTGCGGGTGGTGACAAAACAAATGATGCTCGCAGCGATCTTCAAACCCAGTCCGGCGATCATTGCGAGCCCCGTCATCACCGAACCCTTAAATGCCTTAAACGCGTCGATCAACGGCACTCCTTGTCCTTTTGCGGGCACGAGGCACGACAGCACCAGAAACCCACCGCCCACCACCGCAATAATATAAGCCGGCAAATTGGACGGCCGATAATGGCGCGCATAGCAGCCCATCAACAACGCCGTGAGGCCAATGAAAAATATGATGGGTTGGCCTTGAAGCATTCCCGATGGGGAAGAGAATGTGGGACGTGCGCCCGTCACAATCAGATTGCCGCCAATCGAGATCATCGAAGAAGTGCGCGTGCCCGAGCCAAATGCCGAGACTCCGCTGTTGGAAAAAAGAATAATCATCAACACCAAGCTGAGGCCAAGCGCCACGCTGCAACGCACAGGGTCTTTCGTGCTCTTCGCCATCGCAGCGAGCGTGATGCCGACGATCAGCGGGCCGATCATGGCGATGATGTACTCCGCGCTTTTCCCGTCTCCCAAATCAAAATTCGGGAAATTAATTTTAAACGGACTGAACATCACCATCGGTAGCACCACACCCACGATGCCGAGAATGCCAAGCGTCATAAACTGCGTGGATTTTTGCGTCTCTTCATCGTACGGGCTGTAGGTGCCCGCGACGGCCGGTTGGGGGGCAACAGCAGCGGCGATTTGCCCAGTGCTTCCGGGGACAACTTGCGGGTAGAGTTCGCCGAGCGGTTTCCAGCCGTCCATCCCTTCGTGCCACGCGCTGTCGGTGGGCAGGAGTTGACCGCCTTCGAGATGGATCTTTGCCGTTTCGTATTTGTACGGCCCGTGCTTTTCGCCTTGGCGTGAAATGTGCACAGCGGTATCCGGCGGCGGCCCAGCAGGCGCAGCTTCGGTGGTGGGAGCAGGGGGCGGTGGCGGCGGTTCGGCGGCTTTGGTTTCCTGTTCTTTGGCGAATAATTCTTCCAATGGTTTCCAGCCATCCGCACCCGCGTGCCACGCCAAGTCGGTCTTTAGCAAAGTGCCATCTTCCAAATATTGCTTAGTAATATCCTCCGGATACGGGCCAAATTGTTGGCCTTTGCGGGTGATATGAATTTTACGGGGCTCGTCGGCCATAACAGAAACGTTGTGGACGATACGCGAAACTGAACTGTTTTTCAATGAAATTGGCGTGACCTTTGCTCGGCAATCGGCCAAGACCAACCGCGATGCACTCGTTGGAAGAAGCCCGCGCGGAAATGCTGAAGCACATCGCGCCGTTGCCAGCGGAAACCATTCCGCTCACACAAGCGGCTGGCCGTGTGCTGGCCACCGAAGTGCGCGCGGCGATCAACTTGCCGCGCTTTGATAATTCCGCGATGGATGGCTACGCCGTGCGCGCCGCCGAAGCAAACAAAGGCGCAAAGCTGAAGTGCATCGGCGAAGTGCCTGCGGGCAGTTCATTTGAAACCGAATTAGGCGCGGGCGAGTGCGTCCGGATTTTCACCGGCTCCCCCATGCCCGCCGATACCAACGCCGTGGTGATGCAGGAAGATACACGCGTGGAGGGCGATACCATCGAAATCACCGATGACGCGAAGCCCTTCGAGCACGTTCGCTTGCGCGGGGAGGATGTGAAAGCGGGCGAGATAATTGGCCACGCCGGCGAACGCCTTCACGCGGGGCGCTTGCAATTGCTCGGCAGTGCGGGCGTGGCGGAGGTCAGCGTGCATCGCCAGCCCATCGTGGGGGTGTTGGCCACGGGCGATGAATTGCGCGAGCCGGGCGAGGATTTGGGCGCGAGTGGCATTCATGAAAGCAACCGGCTGGCGCTGGCTGAACTTATCCGCCAATGCGGTGCGGCACCGCGCGTGCAACCGCTGGTGCGCGACACGATGGAGGCGACGATGGCGGCACTGCAAACCGCCTTCGCCGAATGCGATGCGGTGGTCACTTCCGGCGGCGTGTCGGTGGGCGCGCACGATTATGTAAAAGCTGCGTTTGAAAAACTGGGCGGCTCACTGGATTTTTGGCGTGTGAACATTAAGCCCGGCAAGCCATTCGTCTTCGGCCGGCTTGAAGGCAAACCCCTCTTCGGCGTGCCCGGCAATCCGATTTCGGCGATGGTCACGTTTCTCGTTTTAGCGCGCCCGGCGTTGATGCAGTTGCAGGGCGCAGCGGAATTGAATTTGCCCGCCCATCCCGGCGTACTTGCTGATCCGCTGGCCAATCGCGGTGACCGTCGCCATTTTATGCGCGTCCGCGTGGACGCCAAAGGAACCGTGCATGCCACCGGTTTGCAAGCGTCTCACGCCGTCAGTTCGCTGAGGCAAGCGAACGGTCTCGTGAATGTGCCGCCGGAAACCCATCTGGTGGAAGGGGAGAAGGTGGAGGTGTTGCGGTTTGCCTGATTTTCCTACAGGTACTCTTTCAATTTTTCCTGATACTTGTGGTACAGCCCGCTGAGTACAATTAGGATCACGCCCAGTCCCATAAACGTGAGAATGCGCGGGACACCGTTGAGCTTGCTCCACGCGAGGAAGACGAGATTGGTTGTGGCGGCGAGCATCACGATGAGGCCAAAGATGCGGTGTGTGCGTTCGGCCGCGTAGAGGCCGAGGCCAATAAAAATGCCGGCGAGCAGTCCCCATGTGAGCACGTCCAAATCGCCTGGCACTATGCGCGAGCCCCACACCCACAGGCTGAGGTTCATCGCCACAATCAACAGCACGTGCCCGACTTCGGGGATAATATTTTCCGTGTCGCGTTTGCGCGCGAAATATTGTGCGCCCAAAAGCAGGGCAATTGCCAGCCCATCCCACGCCACCGGTTCGTGCCAATGAAAAGCGCAGTGCCAGCCGAACATCATCCATCCAAGCAACCCAAACGCGGTGCCAACTAAAATGCGTTCGAAACGCGTGCGCCGCGCGTGGGCCATTATATGGCCGATGGCTACTGCGCTGAAGGTGACAAATAAATATTTCGATTCCACAAAACTATACCCCCACGCCAGCACCAGCAGCCAGCCGAACAGAAAATAAACCGACGTGTTCGCCTTGGCCAATTTGGCGAGCGGACTTTGTGGGTCGTCAATCAGCGTGCGCGCGTGCAGCAGAAAATGGCTCATCCCCAGCATCGCTAGTGCGGGGATGAGGGAAAGCACGCGATCGGCATCGGCGCCCATCATTTTGAAGGGCGAAAAAAATGCGGCTACCACCAGCCACGCCTGCGCGGCCATTAGCGCGGGCGTCAGCCGTAGCATCAACGCGCCCGTGCTGAGCGCGATACCGATGACGGGCAGCATCCACAACAGCCGCTCGTCCGCCACAAAGTTGATGGCGATGAATAGCCCCACCAAAACCGCCGTGACCTGTCCCACCGCGCTGGTGGGCGCGATGTATTGCCCGGCCGATTCGAATCGTTTTCGCAAATTCTCCTGCGAGCGATTGAGTGCCCACGCGTTGGCCAGCAGCAGCACGGGCGCGATGAGCGCCAACCCCCAAGTCAGTTCATTGCCCGGCAAAAAAGTTTGCGGCACTACCATCGCCGCACCGCCCCACAACGCCAGTTGACCCACGCCAAACAATTGCATCGACCGCATCGCCCAACCGAATCCCGTGAACGCCAGCCCCAGCAATGCCAGACACCACGTGGCGTTATTGAGGTCGAAATTCAGTCCGATGCCCAGCGCGATGAGCACGGCCGCCAGCGCCAGCAATTCGTTGGCCAATCCTTTTTCATCCGGCAACTGCCGCCGCAAAAATCCGTGCAGTGCCGCCAACGCCAAACCATACACCAGCGGGAACCCCCAATAATTTCCCCGCATTTCCGGAAGCGCGAGCAGTGTGAATGTGATGAAACTAAAATACGCGATGTTATTGATGTGAATGAAGCTGGCGCGCCGGGCGGCACTCATCGATTCGTGGCGGGTGAGGAGGGCCGCCAGCGTGAAGATGATCCAGTACGCCGTGAGAAATCCCGCGCCATTCCAGAACCCCGCGTCTATGCCCGCCGGATGCATAAATCGCCAATAACCAAACCCGGCGAAGGTGGTGACGAGACTCAGAAAGGGAAGGTTGGCCCAACGATTGCGAATGACAAACACCGTGGCCGCGATGGCAAGCGCCACGTTGGAGAGCAGCGTGAAGCCCACGTGCGCGCCGGTGGTGTCGTGGATGAGCGGCACGTACGAGGCATAATACGCGCCGGCAATGGCGAACATGGCCATCACTTCCGAGCGCCTTCGCGTGGCCACGACGACGATAAAAATCGCCCAAGCCGCAAGCAGCACGCCTGCCAACACGGGGCTTCCGATGAGGCCAAGATACGGGCGCTCCACAAAATAAAGTGCGTACGTGGAAAAATACACGGCGGCAAAACCGCCGCCGGTCAGCACTTCCGAATAATTTTTTAAAGACTCAAACCGCCGATGCAACCACAGCCCCGCCGTCAACATTCCAAAGCTGACCGCATATAATAGTGACGCATTGATATAAGGGCGCACCGAGTCGCTGATGCCCTCGTAGCCCATGCGCGCGAGATAAACCAGGCCGGTGAGCACCATCAACACACCCAATCGCACCAGCCAAACTTTGCCAATTTGCAATTCAATCGAACCTTTGTCCGGGGCCGCGGGAGGAACGGGAATGGGTTCGGGAGCAGGATCAATTTCCGGTAACGTGGGCAGCGGTTTTTTGGGTTGCACCGTCGAAGGAATCGGATCGGGCATCGGCGAAGGCGCGACCGGTGCGGGCGGTTGTTCCGGTGTGGCCGATGCGGTTGCCACCAAGACGGGCGGTAAATCCGAGAGCTCCGCCTTGGCCGGAGCCGTTGGAATGACTTGGAAAATTGGGGCGGAGAATCCCTCAGTTCCACCCATTTGCTGGCGCAGCATCTCAATTTGCTGCGTTTGCTCGCGACTTTGGGTTTCCAGAGTAACCACGCGTTGACTCAAATGCCTGACGGAGTTCGCGCTCGTAGATCGCGTCGCAATGGCGATTAACCCGACCACCAGCAATACCGTTGAACATAGACAAATCCATTCCATACCCCGACGGTACTCCATCCACCCCACGCTGAGAAATTGATTCGACTGCGGCCGTTATCGACTGACTCAATACAAAAACATATCAACATATCCGGATATGTTGATTTTACTGTTGACGTTGTCGGGTGGCGGGTTAAGCTCTTCGCGGTATGAAAAACTCGCCCATCATTGAGGAACTGCGGGAGCGGTTGGCCTCGCGCATTCTGTTTTTGGATGGCGCGATGGGCACGATGGTGCAGCGGTTTTCATTGGAGGAGGCGGACTTTCGAGGGGAACGCTTTGCTGATCATTCGGGCGAATTGAAGGGCAACAACGATTTACTGTCGATCACGCGACCGGAAATCATTCGTGGCATTCATACGGAATTTCTGGAGGCGGGCAGTGACATCATCGAAACCAATACCTTCAGCGCCACACGCATTGGGATGGCGGATTATTCGTTGGAGGAAGTTGCGCGCGAATTGAATGTTGCCAGCGCCAAGCTGGCGCGCGAAGCGGTGGAGGCCGTGATGGCGAAGGATGCGTCGCGACGCTGTTACGTGGCGGGCGCGATTGGGCCGACTAATCGTACGGCGTCGCTTTCGCCGGATGTGAACGATCCGGCGTACCGCGCGGTGACGTTTGATGATCTCGTGGCAACGTACCGCGAGCAGACCGAAGGGCTCATCGAAGGCGGTGTTGATATTTTGCTGCCGGAGACCACCTTCGACACGCTGAATCTCAAGGCGGCGCTGTTCGCGATTGAACAGGTCTTTGAGGAAACCGGCGAGCGATTGCCGGTGATGGTTTCGGTGACGATCACTGATGCCTCCGGTCGCACGCTTTCGGGGCAGACGACTGAGGCGTTTTGGAATTCCATCGCGCACGCGAAGCCTTTCACCGTGGGCATCAATTGCGCGCTCGGTGCCAAGGAAATGGCGCCGTACATCCGCGAACTTTCGCGCATCGCGGACACGTTTGTGCATTGCTACCCAAACGCCGGCTTGCCCAATCCGCTCGCGGAAACCGGCTACGACGAGCGGCCCGTCGATACCGCGGAAGCGTTGCGCGATTTGGCGGAGCAAGGGTTGCTGAATGTCGCGGGTGGTTGCTGCGGCACCACGCCGGCCCATTTGAAGGCGATCATCGGATCGCTCGCCGAGGTGAAGCCGCGCGTGCCGCAAACGCGCAAGACATCACTGCGCCTCAGCGGTTTGGAGCCGCAAACGATTGGTGATTCGCCGGGGCAACTCGCAATGGTCGGCGAACGCACCAACGTGATGGGCTCGCCGAAGTTCAAAAAACTCATCAAAGATGACGATTTCGAAGGCGCGCTCGCGCTTGCGCGGCAACAAGTGGAGAATGGCGCGAACGTCATCGATATTTGTTTCGACGAAGGCTTGCTTGATGCGGAGGCGTGTATGAAACGCTTTTTGAATTTGCTGGGCTCCGATCCGGATATTTCGCGCGTGCCGATTATGGTGGATAGCTCCAAATGGAGCGTGCTCGAGGTGGGCCTGAAATGTTTGCAGGGCAAAGGCATCGTAAACTCCATCAGCCTCAAAGGCGGCGAGGAAGAATTTCTGCGCCAAGCCGCGTTGTGCCAGCGTTACGGCGCGGCCGTGGTGGTGATGGCGTTCGATGAAAAAGGACAAGCGGCCACCGTCGAAGACAAAGTGGCCATCGCCGAACGCGCGTACAAACTGCTCACGGAGAAACTGGATTTCACGCCGGAGGACATTATTTTTGACCTCAACATTTTGACCGTCGCCACCGGAATGGACGAGCACAACGATTACGCGGTGAACTTCATCGAAGGCGTGCGCCGCGTAAAAGAAGTGTGCCCCGGCGCGCGCACGAGCGGCGGCGTGAGCAATATTTCGTTCTCATTCCGCGGCAACAACACCGTGCGCGAGGCGATGCACTCCGCGTTTTTGTTTCACGCCGTGGAAGCCGGATTGGATATGGGCATCGTCAATGCCGGGATGCTCGAAGTGTACGAGCAAATTGAGCCGGAACTGCTTGAGCACGTTGAGGATGTGCTGCTCAATCGCCGCGCGGATGCGACTGATCGGCTTATTGATTACGCGGAAAAATTCAAGGGAGTTAAAAAAGAACGTGCCGCCATCGACCAAAAATGGCGCGACGAACCCGTGGCCGCACGACTGAGCCATGCGTTGGTGAATGGCATCACCGAATTCATTGAGGCCGATACTGAGGAAGCGCGCGCCGCTGCCGATCGGCCGTTGGAAGTCATCGAAGGACCGTTGATGGACGGGATGAAAGTGGTGGGCAAACTTTTCGGCGCGGGAAAAATGTTTCTGCCGCAAGTGGTGAAAAGCGCGCGCGTGATGAAAAAGGCCGTGGCCTATCTCACGCCGTTTATGGAGGCGGAAAAGCAAGAGGGCGACGAGGATTCGGCCAATACAATGGTGATCGCCACCGTGAAGGGCGACGTGCACGACATCGGCAAAAACATCGTGGGCGTCGTGCTCGCTTGTAATGGCTACAATGTGGTGGATCTCGGCGTGATGGTGGATTGTGATTCAATTTTAAAAGCCGCCGAAGAACACAATGCCGACATCATCGGAATGAGCGGCCTCATCACGCCCTCGCTCGATGAAATGATTTTTAACGCCAAAGAAATGCAACGGCGCGGATTGAAAACGCCACTGCTCATCGGTGGCGCGACCACCAGCAAAATGCACACGGCGGTCAAAATCGCGCCTTCGTACGAGGGCTCAATTTGCCACGTGCTCGACGCTTCGCTTGTGGTGGGCGTGTGCAACGATTTGCTGAGCGAAAATCGTCGCGAAGATTTCCAAAAGGAACTCGAGGTGGAACACGAACGCCTGCGCGAGAAATTCGCCGGCGGCGATGATGGCCGCAAAGACATCGTGCCGCTTGCCCGAGCACGGGCCGCCGCGCCGTCATTTGACTGGGCGACCGAAGAAATTCGCAAACCGGAAATCCTTGGCCTGCAACATTTTGAATCCATCCCGTTGGATGTGCTGGCAACGTACATCGATTGGTCGCCCTACTTTTGGGCGTGGCAATTGCACGGCGTGTACCCGACGATTTTCAACAAACCGGAAGTCGGCGCCGAGGCTAAGAAACTTTTTGCTGACGGCAACAAAATGCTCGAGGACATCATCGTCAACCAACGATTTACCTCCCGCGCCGTGGCAGGCTTTTGGCCGGCCAACGCGGTGGGTGATGATGTGGAAATTTACAGCGACGAAACGTGCGCGGAACAGCTCGCCACGTTTTATTTCCTGCGCCAACAGCGGCAGAAAAAAGAAGGCCAGGTTTGCCGCAGCTTGTCTGACAACGTCGCCCCAAAAGACAGCGGCCGCATCGATTACTTTGGCGGATTCGCAGTGACGATGGGGCAGGAAGTTGAGGAATACGCCGCCACCTTCCGCGATGCGGGCGATGATTATACCGCCATCATCGTGCAATCGCTCGGCGATCGCTTGGCCGAGGCGTCCGCCGAATATCTCCACAAAACCCTGCGCCACCAATGCGGCATCGGCCAGAATGAAGGGTTCGCCGCGGAAACCAAACTCGACGAAGAGCAGGCAAAATTTTTAATCAAAGAAAAATACCGCGGCATTCGACCGGCCGCCGGTTACCCCTCGTGTCCCGACCACAGCGAAAAAGCGACCCTTTGGAAACTGCTCGAAGCGGAGCAACGCACCGGCGCCACGCTCACCACAAGCTACGCGATGAAACCCCCTTCGAGCGTGAGCGGTTTTTATTTGAACCATTCGGACGCAAAATATTTTAATCTCGGCCGCATTGGTGAAGACCAAGTGGCCGACTACGCCCAACGAAAAAACATTTCCCAAGCCGAAGCCGAAAAATGGCTGAGACCGCATTTGGGGTATGATGAAGAATAGACGAAAAATGAAATTGAAACACACTAACGCATTTACGCTCATTGAACTTTTGGTTGTCATTGCCATCATCGGCATCTTGGCGAGCCTGTTGCTGCCCACGTTGGCAAAGGCCAAGCAGCGCGGGATGACTGCCCAAAGCCGCAACAACCTTTTGCAAATCGGCCAAGCCTCCACGATGTACGAGGACGACCACGACGGCGAGTTGGCCGGCGTGGCCGATTCCACGGGTGTGCAGTTTTTCGGCCGCTACTTGGGCCCCGGAAAAGCCGTGGATTTTTCCGGCGGCAGCCTCAGCCCTTACGTGGACAATGCTTCGCGCGTCTGGAAAGATCCTGGTTTCCGTTCGTTCAGTCGCCGCGCCAAGGACCACACTTGCAGCTACGGTTACAATCACCATTATTTAAATGATCTGGAACAATCCGGAAATTGGTGGGATCCAAACTACAGTTACAAATGGCGTGGCATCGATGCCCAGCAAATGCAGCGCCCGGTGGAAACCGTGCTATTCGGTGATTCTGCCCGCAATTGGATGGGCCCGCTTGAGGAAAACTGGTTTTGGACGCCCCCTTCCCAAGCGCGCGCGTGGCCCGGTTGGGAAACGGCTTATGCCCATTTCCGCCATCAGGGTCGCTGCACCATACTTTGGGGCGATGGCCACGTGGAGGCATTGCTGCCGCATGATCAATGGGCGCTCAACCGCCACAACTTGGGCTACATTTGCGGACTTGATGACCAGCATTTCAAACTGGAAAAATAAATGACCCGAACGCAAATAATCATCATCGCCGTGGCTGTGGTTGTCGTGGGAGTGACATTATTCACGCGGCCAAAGGACAATGAGTTTGCCGATCGCGATGTGGCGCTGGACTCCGATGAAGCCAAAGCGGCGCTGGCGATTATTGAAAAGCTCGCTGAATCCACCAACTATCTTGCGGCGAATTTGAGCGCCGAAGCTCCGCCAATGGCGCGCCAGCAGCTCTTGCAGCTTTCGCAGAAACTCACTCAAGCCGCGAACGTCAAACTCAAGCGCGTGTCGTGGCGCGGCGAATATTTGAGTGTTGCGGTGACTTGTTCACCCGCGACGGAGCATTGGTTTTATCTGGCCGAAGATGATGATGGGCAGTTAAAACTCCTCGGCGTGCAACAATGAAAACACCGCGACACATCCCACTGCTGCTCGGCTTGCTCGCGCTCTTTACACTGATGCGCTGGCCGGGATTGTTGCCGTGGAACTTTAGCCCCGTGTACGCCATTTGTTTTTGTGCGGGCGTTTATTTCAAAGGCCCGCGCGCGTGGCTCGTGCCGGTGGCGTTTATGTTCGTGAGCGATGTGTTGATGAATTTTTTCCATTGGCGCGGATTGGGGTTTTCAACTTTCACCTCGCATATGTGGGTGACGTACTCGCTTTACCTTGCGCTAGCGGCGGTCGGCTGGTGGATGACCGATCAGGCTCGGCCGACGGCATTGATCGCAGGCGGTGTCCTTGGCGCGTGCGGATTTTTTCTGGTCATCAACTCATTCGCGTGGTTAAGCAATCCGGTTTACGCAAAGACGTGGGCGGGGTTGGTACAATCGTTCACCATTGGCCAAGCGGGTTATCCGCCGCCGATTGTTTTTCTGAAAAACACGATCACCTCGGGCGCAATGTTCACGGCGGCGATTGTGTTTGCCGTACACGTTGCGCGGGCAAAGGAACGTGAGTCGGCAGAATTTCAGTTGAAGGCTTAATGAAGGGGCGCGCTCGGAGAGCACGCCCTACCTAGTTTTCCCCGATTTGGGCGGCGATGGATTCGCTGATTTTTTTGCTCCATTCGTTGAGCTTTGCTTCATCTTTGCCTTCGAGGAGCAACCGGATTTTGGGTTCGGTGCCGGAATAGCGCAACAGCACGCGACCGCCGTGGGTTTGGAGGTCGGCCTCGGCTTCGGTGAGCAGGGCGGGGACGTCTTCGAGTTCTTCGATGGGTTTCTTTTCGGTGACGCGGATGTTGGTGAGTTGTTGGGGGAAACGGCTCCAGCATTTGGCTAATTCGCTGAGGGGCTTTTGTTGAGCAGCCATGATGCGGAGAATTTGCAGGGCGGCGACAAGGCCGTCTCCGGTGGTTCCGTGGTCGCCAAAAATGAGGTGGCCACTTTGTTCGCCACCGAAGTTGTGGCCGTGCTTCAGCATTTCATCGATGACGTTTTTGTCGCCCACATCGGTGCGGATGACGTTGCCTCCGGCGGCTTCGATGGCGGCGTCGAGGCCGGCATTGCTCATTACGGTGGACACCAATGTGTTATTGACCAGTGAGCCTTCGTTGAGCATTTCGAGCGCGGCGATGGCCATGATGTCGTCGCCATCAATGAGGGTGCCGGTTTCGTCGCAGAGGAGCACGCGGTCGGCGTCGCCGTCGTGGGCAATGCCAATGTGGGCGTTATGTTCCTGAACCCAATGGCACATTTGCTCTGGGTGCATTGAGCCGCAGCCGGCGTTGATGTTGGTTCCGTTGGGGCGGTTGCCGTAAACAATGACGGTGGCGCCGAGTTCGCGCAGGACGCAGGGGGTGGCTTGGTAGGCGGCGCCGTGGGCGCAATCGACGACGATGGTGACGCCTTCGAGCGTTTGGCCGCGGGGGAAACAGCGTTTGGCAAACTCGATGTAACGGCCGAGGGCATCGTCGATGCGGATGGCTTTGCCGATTTCGCCGGCGGTGGGGCGGACGTCATCGATGTCGCCGCTGAAGACGAGGTTTTCGATTTGGGCTTCGATGGCGTCGTCAAGTTTGTAGCCGTTGTGGCTGAAAAATTTCAGGCCATTGTCGTCGTAAGGATTATGCGAGGCGGTAATGACAATGCCGGCATCGGCGCGGAGGCTGTGGGTGATACGCGCCACGCCGGGCGTGGGTAGCGGGCCAATGAAAAGAACATCGACGCCCATCGAGAGGATGCCGCTGGCGAGGGCGTTCTCGAGCATATAACCGGAGAGGCGCGTGTCTTTGCCGATGACGATTTGATGACGACGGCGGCTGCGTGATTCAGGGTTGAGATTTTTGAATACGTGCGCGGCGGCGCGGCCGAGTTTGAGCGCGGTCTCGGCGGTGACCGGTTCGATGTTGGCACGACCGCGTACGCCATCGGTGCCGAAAATTTTATTCGTTTGATTCATCGTCAGGCTCATTGTTTTCTCCGTTAAGATCGGGATTGGCCAAGGAGGGCGCATTGGTGGTGGTCGGCTTGGGTTCGGGAGTTTT contains:
- the mnmE gene encoding tRNA uridine-5-carboxymethylaminomethyl(34) synthesis GTPase MnmE encodes the protein MIDDTIAAIATPLGEGALAIIRLSGPDALAIAGKCFEPIGAASASPTDAPTHTLHYGNIVAKGRTIDEVLLAVMRAPRTFTREDTVEITCHGGMVASQAVLQTVLAAGARSALPGEFTRRAFLNGRIDLTQAEAVSDVIHARTDLALAAANEQLAGKLSQRINELRDDLMQTLAHIEAHIDFPDEDIAPDTLAQLTGRLEAALEFIDTLLATANEGRILRRGIRAAIIGRPNAGKSSLLNQLLGHNRAIVTPTAGTTRDTIEETANIRGIPVVFIDTAGLRETADGIEAEGIRRSHESIAHAELILHVLDAGEAFTAEDQNYLEAFTDKKRLLIANKIDQPRALDVPVDCHETCALDGTGIEGLKDAIRDAVWSGSIRADMLPAMINARHQDALRRARAGLTDSLASLRTEATLELIAMDLRIAANAVGEVVGNTSTEDLLDSVFSQFCIGK
- a CDS encoding DUF4339 domain-containing protein; the encoded protein is MADEPRKIHITRKGQQFGPYPEDITKQYLEDGTLLKTDLAWHAGADGWKPLEELFAKEQETKAAEPPPPPPAPTTEAAPAGPPPDTAVHISRQGEKHGPYKYETAKIHLEGGQLLPTDSAWHEGMDGWKPLGELYPQVVPGSTGQIAAAVAPQPAVAGTYSPYDEETQKSTQFMTLGILGIVGVVLPMVMFSPFKINFPNFDLGDGKSAEYIIAMIGPLIVGITLAAMAKSTKDPVRCSVALGLSLVLMIILFSNSGVSAFGSGTRTSSMISIGGNLIVTGARPTFSSPSGMLQGQPIIFFIGLTALLMGCYARHYRPSNLPAYIIAVVGGGFLVLSCLVPAKGQGVPLIDAFKAFKGSVMTGLAMIAGLGLKIAASIICFVTTRTKSSHEVATKSDLSIKLLIGGIVLANVIILLGNFIDIFKGGGDFGPKLSFCVTMLIGLIKSLTGDGGLYLVPALAGSCLLIGSAAKTR
- a CDS encoding molybdopterin molybdotransferase MoeA produces the protein MHSLEEARAEMLKHIAPLPAETIPLTQAAGRVLATEVRAAINLPRFDNSAMDGYAVRAAEANKGAKLKCIGEVPAGSSFETELGAGECVRIFTGSPMPADTNAVVMQEDTRVEGDTIEITDDAKPFEHVRLRGEDVKAGEIIGHAGERLHAGRLQLLGSAGVAEVSVHRQPIVGVLATGDELREPGEDLGASGIHESNRLALAELIRQCGAAPRVQPLVRDTMEATMAALQTAFAECDAVVTSGGVSVGAHDYVKAAFEKLGGSLDFWRVNIKPGKPFVFGRLEGKPLFGVPGNPISAMVTFLVLARPALMQLQGAAELNLPAHPGVLADPLANRGDRRHFMRVRVDAKGTVHATGLQASHAVSSLRQANGLVNVPPETHLVEGEKVEVLRFA
- a CDS encoding DUF2339 domain-containing protein codes for the protein MVTLETQSREQTQQIEMLRQQMGGTEGFSAPIFQVIPTAPAKAELSDLPPVLVATASATPEQPPAPVAPSPMPDPIPSTVQPKKPLPTLPEIDPAPEPIPVPPAAPDKGSIELQIGKVWLVRLGVLMVLTGLVYLARMGYEGISDSVRPYINASLLYAVSFGMLTAGLWLHRRFESLKNYSEVLTGGGFAAVYFSTYALYFVERPYLGLIGSPVLAGVLLAAWAIFIVVVATRRRSEVMAMFAIAGAYYASYVPLIHDTTGAHVGFTLLSNVALAIAATVFVIRNRWANLPFLSLVTTFAGFGYWRFMHPAGIDAGFWNGAGFLTAYWIIFTLAALLTRHESMSAARRASFIHINNIAYFSFITFTLLALPEMRGNYWGFPLVYGLALAALHGFLRRQLPDEKGLANELLALAAVLIALGIGLNFDLNNATWCLALLGLAFTGFGWAMRSMQLFGVGQLALWGGAAMVVPQTFLPGNELTWGLALIAPVLLLANAWALNRSQENLRKRFESAGQYIAPTSAVGQVTAVLVGLFIAINFVADERLLWMLPVIGIALSTGALMLRLTPALMAAQAWLVVAAFFSPFKMMGADADRVLSLIPALAMLGMSHFLLHARTLIDDPQSPLAKLAKANTSVYFLFGWLLVLAWGYSFVESKYLFVTFSAVAIGHIMAHARRTRFERILVGTAFGLLGWMMFGWHCAFHWHEPVAWDGLAIALLLGAQYFARKRDTENIIPEVGHVLLIVAMNLSLWVWGSRIVPGDLDVLTWGLLAGIFIGLGLYAAERTHRIFGLIVMLAATTNLVFLAWSKLNGVPRILTFMGLGVILIVLSGLYHKYQEKLKEYL